A region from the Deinococcus radiotolerans genome encodes:
- a CDS encoding CAP domain-containing protein — translation MFPALLRGGAAALLTVTLAACSSTPASAPVPTEPPVHLAAQAVATPISLIAGQTLQLNVTVNGQPAQPGQLKWTTSNAAVATVMQTGLVSAVAAGSVTVRATLATNPGAYLDFPITVAAVSAPAPTPSTFAQQVLDLTNAARAVARTCGTTSYPAAPALTWNAPLAQAAQGHATDMATQNYFSHTSKDGRTFSQRITNAGYTPYRTIGENIAAGQTTPQAVVDGWLKSEGHCRNIMNPSFKELGVGYAYAGTSTYKHYWVQDFGAR, via the coding sequence ATGTTCCCTGCGCTTCTGCGTGGCGGCGCCGCTGCGCTGCTTACCGTCACCCTCGCCGCCTGTAGCAGCACCCCCGCTTCAGCCCCCGTCCCTACAGAACCGCCCGTGCACCTGGCAGCGCAGGCCGTGGCCACACCCATCTCGCTCATCGCTGGGCAGACCCTGCAACTGAACGTCACCGTGAACGGTCAACCCGCCCAGCCCGGCCAGCTCAAGTGGACGACCAGCAACGCCGCCGTGGCCACCGTCATGCAGACCGGACTCGTCAGCGCCGTTGCCGCAGGGAGCGTCACTGTGCGCGCCACGCTCGCCACGAATCCCGGCGCGTACCTCGACTTCCCCATCACGGTTGCGGCAGTCAGTGCGCCTGCCCCCACACCCAGCACCTTCGCGCAGCAGGTGCTGGACCTCACGAACGCCGCGCGCGCCGTGGCCCGCACCTGTGGAACGACCAGCTACCCCGCCGCGCCCGCCCTCACCTGGAACGCGCCGCTCGCGCAGGCCGCGCAGGGCCACGCGACCGACATGGCCACCCAGAACTACTTCAGCCACACCAGCAAGGACGGCCGGACCTTCTCGCAGCGCATCACGAACGCCGGGTACACCCCCTACCGCACCATCGGCGAGAACATCGCCGCCGGGCAGACCACCCCCCAGGCCGTCGTGGACGGCTGGCTGAAGAGCGAGGGGCACTGCCGGAACATCATGAACCCCAGCTTCAAGGAACTCGGCGTCGGGTACGCCTACGCGGGCACCAGCACCTACAAGCACTACTGGGTGCAGGACTTCGGCGCCCGCTGA
- the zapE gene encoding cell division protein ZapE has translation MIDLTARNPSLDPDALTAELAPTPRYQGVRFATYHPNAQYPSQEEARVAMQAFLKGAQVRPGGFRLFRRAKPEGHGLYLDGGFGVGKTHLLASAWHEAPGRAALMSFQDLMYIIGALGMTRAVDAFRGHDLLLIDEFELDDPGNTHMANTFLGQLMPGGTSVIATSNTEPGALGQGRFNASDFQRQIQAIASRFETHRIDGPDYRQRGVRPEDVLTPAEFTAWESRQNHATLARLSHRDLSRHLLQVHPSRFSRLLEGVGAVAVTDLTPMPDQNVALRFVHFIDKLYDLGLRAAFTGTNLSSLFSDTYRHGAYAKKYSRCLSRLSELLKEARQEL, from the coding sequence ATGATCGACCTGACCGCCCGCAACCCCAGTCTCGACCCGGACGCCCTGACGGCGGAACTGGCGCCCACGCCCCGCTACCAGGGGGTGCGCTTCGCCACGTACCACCCGAACGCGCAGTACCCCAGTCAGGAGGAGGCGCGCGTGGCGATGCAGGCGTTCCTGAAGGGCGCGCAGGTGCGGCCCGGGGGCTTCCGGCTGTTCCGCCGCGCCAAGCCCGAGGGCCACGGCCTGTACTTGGACGGAGGGTTCGGGGTGGGCAAGACGCACCTGTTGGCCAGCGCGTGGCACGAGGCGCCGGGCCGCGCGGCCCTGATGAGTTTCCAGGACCTGATGTACATCATCGGGGCGCTGGGCATGACCCGCGCCGTGGACGCCTTCCGCGGGCACGACCTGCTGCTGATCGACGAGTTCGAACTGGACGACCCGGGCAACACGCACATGGCGAACACGTTCCTGGGCCAGCTGATGCCCGGCGGGACCAGCGTGATCGCCACGAGCAACACCGAACCCGGCGCGCTCGGCCAGGGCCGCTTCAATGCCAGTGACTTCCAGCGGCAGATCCAGGCGATCGCCAGCCGTTTCGAGACGCACCGCATTGACGGCCCGGACTACCGCCAGCGCGGCGTGCGCCCCGAGGACGTCCTGACCCCGGCCGAGTTCACGGCGTGGGAGTCGCGCCAGAACCACGCGACCCTGGCCCGCCTGAGCCACCGCGACCTGAGCCGCCACCTGCTCCAGGTGCACCCCAGCCGCTTCAGCCGCCTGCTGGAGGGCGTGGGTGCCGTCGCCGTGACGGACCTGACACCCATGCCGGACCAGAACGTCGCGCTGCGCTTCGTGCACTTCATTGACAAGCTGTACGACCTGGGCTTGCGCGCCGCGTTCACCGGCACGAACCTCAGCAGCCTGTTCAGCGACACGTACCGGCACGGCGCGTACGCGAAGAAATACAGCCGCTGCCTGTCACGCCTGTCCGAGCTGCTGAAAGAGGCCCGGCAGGAGTTGTAA
- the hisC gene encoding histidinol-phosphate transaminase has product MTTEPLAAAPAGVRAAVRDVPAYPFTPLDVPIKLDQNENPYDFPEALKTEALRRMAARPWNRYPDLHADELRRRIAAFENWDERGVVVTPGSNVLIKLLTELAGISQTVLTVSPTFSVYTLEAQLLGANLVQVPLNPDFSLPTEALKAELKRHQPGVLYITQPHAPTGHVDADAAIRDLVDAAADWVVVLDEAYHQYSHTDHKDLVRAGSNRLSLRTFSKAWGLAGLRLGYALATPELAGQLQKLVPAFNVSTLAQAALEVALEQPQYVHDRVQEGVQERQRVLSALQGHPTCQALPSQANFFLLRTPDAGAAYTHLLNHGIVVRRQDSLPGLTGCLRVAIGTPAENDALIAALADLK; this is encoded by the coding sequence ATGACCACCGAGCCTCTTGCCGCCGCGCCCGCCGGGGTGCGCGCCGCCGTACGCGACGTCCCCGCGTACCCGTTCACGCCGCTGGACGTGCCCATCAAACTCGACCAGAACGAGAACCCCTACGACTTCCCCGAAGCCCTGAAAACCGAGGCGCTGCGCCGCATGGCCGCGCGCCCCTGGAACCGGTACCCGGACCTGCACGCCGACGAACTGCGCCGCCGCATCGCCGCGTTTGAGAACTGGGACGAGCGCGGCGTGGTCGTCACGCCCGGCAGCAACGTCCTGATCAAACTCCTGACCGAACTGGCCGGCATCTCACAGACCGTCCTGACCGTCAGCCCCACCTTCAGCGTGTACACCCTGGAAGCCCAGTTGCTCGGCGCGAACCTCGTGCAGGTGCCCCTGAACCCCGACTTCAGCCTGCCCACCGAGGCGCTGAAAGCCGAACTGAAACGCCACCAGCCCGGCGTGCTGTACATCACCCAGCCGCACGCCCCCACCGGGCACGTCGACGCGGACGCCGCCATCCGCGACCTCGTGGACGCCGCCGCAGACTGGGTCGTCGTGCTCGACGAGGCGTACCACCAGTACAGCCACACCGACCACAAGGACCTCGTGCGCGCGGGCAGCAACCGCCTGAGCCTGCGCACCTTCAGCAAAGCCTGGGGCCTCGCCGGCCTGCGCCTCGGGTACGCGCTGGCCACCCCCGAACTCGCCGGGCAACTCCAGAAACTCGTGCCCGCATTCAACGTCAGCACCCTCGCGCAGGCCGCGCTGGAAGTCGCCCTGGAACAGCCCCAGTACGTGCACGACCGCGTGCAGGAAGGCGTGCAGGAACGCCAGCGGGTCCTGAGCGCCCTGCAAGGCCACCCCACCTGCCAGGCGCTCCCCAGCCAGGCGAACTTCTTCCTGCTGCGCACCCCCGACGCAGGCGCCGCGTACACCCACCTCCTGAACCACGGCATCGTCGTGCGCCGCCAGGACAGCCTGCCCGGCCTGACCGGCTGCCTGCGCGTCGCCATCGGCACCCCCGCCGAGAACGACGCCCTGATTGCCGCACTGGCCGACCTGAAATGA
- a CDS encoding YkgJ family cysteine cluster protein, with protein sequence MRTSGPLRLIGQELARFTLPQDHAPRSPITTDCTACGACCAAPDIHALNKPLGVPCTHLGPDQGCGHLCATYATRPSVCRNYQPDWVCGEVAPLPTLNARTRRFLEIYGLQAD encoded by the coding sequence ATGAGGACCAGCGGGCCACTCCGGCTGATTGGTCAGGAGCTGGCCCGCTTCACGCTCCCCCAGGACCACGCGCCCCGCAGTCCCATCACGACCGACTGCACGGCCTGCGGGGCCTGCTGCGCTGCGCCCGACATCCACGCCCTGAACAAGCCCCTCGGCGTGCCCTGCACGCACCTGGGACCCGACCAGGGCTGCGGGCACCTGTGCGCCACCTACGCCACGCGCCCCAGCGTGTGCCGCAACTACCAGCCCGACTGGGTGTGCGGCGAGGTCGCGCCCCTGCCCACCCTGAACGCCCGCACCCGCCGCTTCCTGGAAATCTACGGCCTACAGGCGGACTGA
- a CDS encoding flavin reductase family protein, with translation MLRATTDRFFGYYPGTVALITAAHAGQRNVMAAGWHTALSATPPLYGVAVGPERATHALIGQSGTFGVNFLPLAQADAVQGAGLHSLHGGVDKHALLHLDTLPGQPLALRGAYLHYTCRVSAVTPTGDHDLFVGEVVGVHFDPDAYDAAGLLTAPPAIYLGRSMYTTTAPERAERGR, from the coding sequence ATGCTGCGCGCCACCACCGACCGATTCTTCGGGTACTACCCCGGTACCGTCGCCCTGATCACCGCCGCTCACGCCGGGCAGCGCAACGTCATGGCCGCCGGGTGGCACACCGCCCTGAGCGCCACGCCGCCCCTGTACGGCGTCGCCGTCGGGCCGGAACGGGCCACGCACGCCCTGATCGGCCAGAGCGGCACCTTCGGCGTGAACTTCCTGCCGCTGGCACAGGCGGACGCCGTGCAGGGCGCGGGCCTGCACAGCCTGCACGGCGGCGTGGACAAGCACGCCCTGCTGCATCTGGACACCCTGCCGGGGCAGCCGCTGGCGCTGCGCGGCGCGTACCTGCACTACACCTGCCGCGTCAGCGCCGTCACGCCCACCGGCGACCACGACCTGTTCGTCGGCGAGGTCGTGGGCGTGCACTTCGACCCGGACGCCTACGACGCCGCGGGCCTCCTCACGGCGCCGCCCGCCATCTATCTGGGCCGCAGCATGTACACCACCACCGCCCCCGAACGGGCGGAACGTGGCCGCTGA
- a CDS encoding acyl-CoA carboxylase subunit beta, translated as MTKAGVELQELIAAMEQRRTRVEQGGGPDRLKKQKAGGKLTARERIEALLDSGSFLEMGTFVEHRGGRLMQGVDAPGEGVVTGRGTIDGRQVFVFSQDFTVLGGSLGKMNAAKITKIMDMAAKTGCPVIGLNDSAGARIQEGVDSLSGYGEIFYRNAIYSGAVPQISAILGPCAGGAVYSPALTDFILMSEGSSYMFITGPEVIKSVTREDVTFDQLGGADVHTRRSGVAHLAYDGDEAVLAGIRDLLGYLPQNAHEKAPAHPTQDPATRTNERLLDIVVPDQRKPYAMHDVIHELVDDGTFLEIQPNWAKNIVVGFARLNGESVGIVANNPRVMAGTLNIDASDKAARFIRTCDCYNIPILTLVDVTGFLPGVAQEHAGIIRHGAKMLYAYAEATVPKVTLITRKSYGGAYLAMNSRDMGADVVYAWPTAAVAVMGAEGAANIVYRRDIQNSDNPDATRAQKIAEYKDAFDNPYVAASKGYIDDVIPMEDTRRVLIQTFEMLRDKEEARPYKKHGNIPL; from the coding sequence ATGACGAAAGCGGGCGTGGAGTTACAGGAACTGATCGCGGCAATGGAGCAGCGCCGCACGCGGGTCGAGCAGGGCGGCGGCCCCGACCGCCTGAAGAAACAGAAGGCCGGGGGGAAGCTCACGGCCCGCGAGCGCATCGAGGCGCTGCTGGACTCCGGCAGCTTCCTGGAGATGGGCACGTTCGTCGAGCACCGCGGCGGTCGCCTGATGCAGGGCGTGGACGCCCCCGGCGAGGGCGTCGTCACCGGGCGCGGCACCATCGACGGGCGGCAGGTGTTCGTGTTCAGCCAGGACTTCACGGTGCTGGGCGGCTCTCTGGGCAAGATGAACGCCGCGAAGATCACGAAGATCATGGACATGGCCGCCAAAACGGGGTGCCCCGTGATCGGCCTGAACGACAGCGCCGGGGCGCGCATCCAGGAAGGCGTGGATTCTTTAAGCGGCTACGGCGAGATCTTCTACCGGAACGCGATCTACTCGGGCGCGGTGCCGCAGATCAGCGCGATCCTCGGACCCTGCGCGGGCGGCGCGGTGTACTCCCCGGCACTGACGGACTTCATCCTCATGAGCGAGGGCAGCAGCTACATGTTCATCACGGGGCCCGAGGTCATCAAGTCCGTGACCCGCGAGGACGTCACCTTCGACCAGCTGGGCGGCGCGGACGTCCACACCCGCAGGAGCGGCGTGGCCCACCTCGCGTACGACGGGGACGAGGCCGTGCTGGCGGGCATCCGTGACCTGCTGGGGTACCTGCCGCAGAACGCGCACGAGAAGGCCCCCGCGCACCCCACCCAGGACCCCGCCACCCGCACGAACGAGCGGCTGCTGGACATCGTCGTGCCCGACCAGCGCAAGCCGTACGCGATGCACGACGTGATCCACGAACTCGTGGACGACGGCACCTTCCTGGAGATCCAGCCGAACTGGGCGAAGAACATCGTCGTGGGCTTCGCGCGGCTGAACGGCGAGTCGGTCGGCATCGTGGCGAACAACCCGCGCGTGATGGCGGGCACGCTGAACATCGACGCGTCGGACAAGGCCGCGCGGTTCATCCGCACCTGCGACTGCTACAACATCCCCATCCTGACGCTGGTGGACGTCACCGGCTTCCTGCCGGGCGTCGCGCAGGAACACGCCGGGATCATCCGGCACGGCGCGAAGATGCTCTACGCCTACGCCGAGGCGACCGTCCCCAAGGTGACGCTGATCACCCGCAAGAGCTACGGCGGGGCGTACCTCGCCATGAACAGCCGCGACATGGGCGCCGACGTCGTGTACGCCTGGCCGACCGCCGCCGTCGCCGTCATGGGCGCCGAGGGCGCCGCGAACATCGTGTACCGCCGCGACATCCAGAACAGCGACAACCCAGACGCCACCCGCGCGCAGAAGATCGCCGAGTACAAGGACGCCTTCGACAACCCCTACGTCGCCGCCAGCAAGGGCTACATCGACGACGTGATCCCCATGGAGGACACCCGCCGCGTCCTCATCCAGACCTTCGAGATGCTGCGCGACAAGGAAGAAGCGCGGCCCTACAAGAAGCACGGCAACATTCCGCTGTAA
- the msrB gene encoding peptide-methionine (R)-S-oxide reductase MsrB: MTDKPFVKPSDAELRERLTPAQYSVTQHEGTERAFTGEYWDHTEEGIYVDIVSGEPLFSSLDKYDAGCGWPSFTRPIPSVALTENTDYKIGYARTEVRSAGADSHLGHVFPDGPREHGGLRYCINSAALRFVPVSELDAQGYGEFRALFG; this comes from the coding sequence ATGACTGACAAGCCGTTCGTGAAACCGTCGGATGCGGAGCTGCGGGAGCGGCTGACGCCCGCGCAGTACAGCGTGACCCAGCACGAGGGCACCGAGCGGGCCTTCACTGGGGAATACTGGGATCACACGGAAGAAGGCATTTACGTGGACATCGTGAGTGGCGAGCCGCTGTTCTCCAGCCTGGACAAGTATGACGCGGGCTGCGGGTGGCCCAGCTTCACGCGGCCCATTCCCAGCGTGGCCCTGACGGAGAACACGGATTACAAGATCGGGTACGCGCGCACCGAGGTCCGGTCGGCGGGGGCGGATTCGCACCTGGGGCACGTGTTCCCGGACGGCCCGCGTGAGCATGGGGGGCTGCGGTACTGCATCAACTCGGCGGCGCTGCGGTTCGTGCCGGTGTCGGAACTGGACGCGCAGGGGTACGGCGAGTTCCGGGCGCTGTTCGGGTGA
- a CDS encoding S4 domain-containing protein — protein sequence MTKLSTLIAQARGGRVIRTPFQDGDDIDRRQLNDPEVRHKIAGGFPDARRVVLTLHPQHIPEVDSGVTVYRVTPHEGGPVWDAQDFAVQLRRLGLDEAQLGDLREDRGGFLIAATGKAAQAIADLTSLGGRDLDVETVGESAGKSSKVREVVVPSMRVDVVGAKGFGVSRAYFQQGIDGGKVRLNGQPARASSEIREGDSLAADGLGRIDFKRVVNETRRGNYKVELDVHR from the coding sequence ATGACCAAGCTCTCAACCCTGATCGCCCAGGCCCGCGGCGGCCGCGTGATCCGCACGCCCTTCCAGGATGGCGACGACATTGACCGGCGCCAGCTGAACGACCCCGAGGTGCGCCACAAGATCGCCGGAGGCTTCCCCGACGCCCGGCGCGTGGTGCTGACCCTGCACCCGCAGCACATTCCCGAAGTGGACAGCGGCGTGACCGTGTACCGCGTCACGCCCCACGAGGGCGGCCCGGTGTGGGACGCGCAGGACTTCGCGGTGCAGCTCAGGCGGCTGGGCCTTGATGAGGCGCAGCTGGGCGACCTGCGCGAGGACCGCGGCGGCTTCCTGATCGCCGCGACCGGCAAGGCCGCGCAGGCCATTGCGGACCTGACCAGCCTGGGCGGCCGCGACCTGGACGTCGAGACGGTCGGCGAGAGCGCCGGCAAGAGCAGCAAGGTCCGCGAGGTCGTGGTGCCCAGCATGCGCGTGGACGTGGTGGGCGCCAAGGGCTTCGGCGTGAGCCGCGCGTACTTCCAACAGGGCATCGACGGCGGCAAGGTCCGCCTGAACGGCCAGCCCGCCCGCGCCAGCAGCGAGATCCGCGAGGGCGACAGCCTCGCCGCCGACGGCCTGGGCCGCATTGACTTCAAACGCGTGGTGAACGAGACGCGGCGCGGCAACTACAAGGTCGAACTCGACGTCCACCGATGA
- a CDS encoding sensor domain-containing protein: protein MTPATFNAVQSALSDLMRVHTPRATLLATLGDEVLSVRADAPAQPAGMDLVPPDEWFERGEMTWLTREGTLLGLLWQEDGPVSDVAVQVLTLLLAAARSDGMQRETEVLITQLPIATAWLTGDLHFRRVSRPFLELFNVAESDVTGHTAQSVFQDRPALVQALTQAGAGRSMRLVDEQIIQDGQTLWVRGEARPYFGAASAGVMLTLQDVTGEYDRAAHVSALLDTDAPAALLGGSGAVLQASRGLQALLPTGAPVATGAPLWSWACFADVPSDAVRDLVQLAATGGAARADVELAGGGTLNLRVRRTSEPGLLVAEGEASTRDGRAPLGVMNQVLSLSEDATILVDHAGRAQLVSERAATLLGVDAARLVGLAVTRVLNELGVKLFTTEGEPISLPDWKDISLPMRREVLLALPDGTVRQMELRATGVGGEAGGARGSVLLTLRDLTALRRAQAKIRHDARHDALTGLMNRTGMREALSRAGGSGAAVCLDLDGFSELNAALGRTACDRLLIQVAARLNDLSSEAGGLSARLADDSFVVFLPDQGAAAALNRTEAILDSPLRIGQRDVQLTAALGVAERPADATGDDVLANAEVAMQHAKRQGRAQRSVFQPALREEVARAFELEEALRSALDRDQFTLLYQPAVSLKHGRATTAEALLRWNHPTLGLLSPPHFLDLASRSELITHVSEWVVQEAVLGRQAVRSALPDRYAHWSVGVNLSLEELRRSAGLRRLLPLLSAEGAPDIEVSAGSLLDHSQETLGLLEQLRSLGARLSVDDFGDGASSLAALTRFPLSAVKLHPTLTARLPGDEKSLTLVQGTIDLAHNLGLKVVAVGVETADQLGILRELGCDAAQGYAITPPLSGEDLIDWLRDH from the coding sequence GTGACCCCCGCCACCTTCAACGCTGTGCAGTCGGCCCTGAGCGACCTGATGCGCGTCCACACGCCCCGCGCGACCCTGCTCGCCACCCTGGGGGACGAGGTCCTCAGCGTCCGTGCCGACGCCCCGGCCCAGCCCGCCGGGATGGACCTCGTGCCGCCCGACGAGTGGTTCGAGCGCGGCGAGATGACCTGGCTGACCCGCGAGGGCACCCTGCTGGGCCTGCTGTGGCAGGAAGACGGCCCGGTGTCCGACGTAGCCGTGCAGGTCCTGACCCTGCTCCTCGCGGCCGCCCGGTCCGACGGCATGCAGCGCGAGACCGAGGTGCTGATCACCCAGCTGCCCATCGCCACCGCGTGGCTGACCGGCGACCTGCACTTCCGCCGGGTCAGTCGACCCTTCCTGGAACTCTTCAACGTGGCCGAGTCGGACGTGACGGGCCACACCGCCCAGAGCGTGTTCCAGGACCGCCCGGCGCTCGTGCAGGCGCTCACGCAGGCGGGTGCGGGCCGCTCGATGCGACTGGTGGACGAGCAGATCATCCAGGACGGTCAGACCCTGTGGGTGCGCGGTGAGGCGCGGCCCTACTTCGGCGCGGCGAGCGCGGGCGTCATGCTGACCCTTCAGGACGTCACCGGCGAGTACGACCGCGCCGCGCACGTCAGCGCGCTGCTGGACACCGACGCGCCCGCCGCGCTGCTGGGCGGCTCCGGCGCGGTCCTGCAGGCCAGCCGGGGCCTCCAGGCGCTCCTCCCGACCGGCGCCCCGGTCGCCACGGGGGCGCCCCTGTGGTCCTGGGCGTGCTTCGCGGACGTGCCCTCCGACGCCGTGCGGGACCTCGTGCAGCTCGCCGCGACCGGCGGAGCTGCCCGCGCCGACGTGGAACTCGCCGGGGGCGGCACCCTGAACCTGCGCGTGCGCCGCACCTCCGAACCCGGCCTGCTCGTCGCCGAGGGCGAGGCCAGCACCCGCGACGGCCGCGCCCCGCTGGGCGTCATGAACCAGGTGCTGTCCCTCTCCGAGGACGCCACCATCCTGGTCGACCACGCCGGGCGCGCGCAACTCGTGAGTGAACGCGCCGCGACCCTGCTCGGCGTGGACGCCGCCCGCCTGGTGGGCCTGGCCGTCACGCGCGTCCTGAATGAACTGGGCGTCAAGCTGTTCACCACCGAGGGCGAACCCATCAGCCTGCCCGACTGGAAGGACATCAGCCTGCCCATGCGCCGCGAGGTCCTGCTGGCCCTCCCGGACGGCACGGTCCGGCAGATGGAACTGCGCGCCACCGGCGTGGGCGGCGAGGCGGGCGGCGCGCGCGGCAGCGTCCTGCTGACCCTGCGTGACCTGACCGCGCTGCGCCGCGCGCAGGCCAAGATCCGCCACGACGCCCGCCACGACGCCCTGACCGGCCTGATGAACCGCACCGGCATGCGCGAGGCCCTGAGCCGCGCCGGGGGGAGCGGCGCGGCCGTCTGCCTGGACCTGGACGGCTTCAGCGAACTGAACGCCGCGCTGGGCCGCACCGCCTGCGACCGCCTGCTGATCCAGGTGGCCGCCCGCCTGAACGACCTGAGCAGCGAGGCGGGCGGCCTGTCCGCGCGGCTGGCCGACGACTCCTTCGTGGTGTTCCTGCCCGACCAGGGCGCGGCGGCCGCCCTGAACCGCACAGAAGCGATCCTGGACAGCCCGCTGCGCATCGGTCAGCGGGACGTGCAGCTGACGGCCGCGCTGGGCGTCGCCGAGCGCCCGGCGGACGCGACCGGGGACGACGTGCTCGCCAACGCCGAGGTCGCCATGCAGCACGCCAAGCGGCAGGGCCGCGCGCAGCGCAGCGTGTTCCAGCCGGCCCTGCGCGAGGAAGTGGCCCGCGCGTTCGAACTGGAAGAGGCGCTGCGCAGCGCCCTGGACCGCGACCAGTTCACGCTGCTGTACCAGCCCGCCGTGTCCCTCAAGCATGGGCGCGCCACCACCGCCGAGGCGCTGCTGCGCTGGAACCACCCCACCCTGGGGCTGCTCAGCCCGCCTCACTTCCTGGACCTGGCCAGCCGCAGCGAACTCATCACGCACGTCAGCGAGTGGGTGGTGCAGGAGGCCGTGCTGGGCCGCCAGGCGGTGCGCTCGGCGCTGCCGGACCGCTACGCGCACTGGTCGGTGGGCGTGAACCTGAGCCTGGAGGAACTGCGCCGCTCGGCGGGCCTGCGCCGCCTGCTGCCGCTGCTGTCCGCCGAGGGAGCGCCCGACATCGAGGTGAGTGCTGGCAGCCTGCTGGACCACAGTCAGGAGACGCTGGGGCTGCTGGAACAGCTGCGCTCGCTGGGCGCGCGCCTGAGCGTGGACGACTTCGGGGACGGCGCCAGCAGCCTCGCCGCCCTGACCCGCTTCCCGCTGAGCGCCGTGAAACTGCACCCCACCCTGACCGCCCGCCTGCCCGGCGACGAGAAGTCCCTGACGCTGGTGCAGGGCACCATCGACCTGGCGCACAACCTGGGCCTGAAGGTCGTGGCAGTGGGCGTGGAAACGGCCGATCAGCTGGGCATCCTGCGGGAATTGGGCTGCGACGCCGCGCAGGGCTACGCGATCACGCCGCCCCTGTCCGGCGAGGACCTGATCGACTGGCTGCGCGACCACTGA